Proteins encoded by one window of bacterium:
- the serC gene encoding phosphoserine transaminase: protein MTGDSSSNNIVLPDGIRPSDGRFGSGPSRVPPEAVAALAETAGGYLGTSHRRPGVRSVVARLQAGFAELFSLPEDWEVVLGNGGATGLWDCLSFGLIRRRSQHLAFGEFSAKFARAVQAVPHLEAPQIIETPFGTHPDPVPADVDVYALTHNETSTGVQMRLRRPAGVGPEDGLVAVDATSGAGGLRWDPAEVDVYYFSPQKCFAADGGLWVACCSPSALERIAAIGDSGRWCPPTLSLPLAVKNSAANQTYNTPALATVFLTLQTVEWMCANGGLEWAAARCDASAETIYDWAEASDYAESFVTDVAKRSHVVATIDIDADVADAGRIATELRANGIVDTESYRALGRNQLRISLFPAIPPDDVAALCACIDHIVARL from the coding sequence ATGACCGGCGACAGCTCGTCGAACAACATCGTCCTTCCCGACGGGATTCGCCCGAGCGACGGGCGCTTCGGCAGCGGACCCTCGCGGGTGCCCCCCGAGGCTGTGGCAGCCTTGGCCGAGACGGCCGGCGGCTACTTGGGCACCAGCCACCGTCGCCCCGGCGTGCGCAGCGTCGTCGCCCGGCTGCAGGCGGGGTTCGCTGAACTCTTCTCGCTGCCAGAGGACTGGGAGGTGGTGCTCGGCAACGGCGGCGCCACCGGCCTCTGGGACTGCCTGAGCTTCGGGCTGATCCGCCGCCGCAGCCAGCATCTGGCCTTCGGGGAGTTCTCCGCCAAGTTCGCCCGGGCCGTGCAGGCCGTGCCGCACCTCGAGGCGCCGCAGATCATCGAGACCCCCTTCGGTACCCATCCGGACCCGGTCCCCGCCGACGTGGACGTCTACGCGCTGACCCACAACGAGACCTCCACGGGCGTGCAGATGCGTCTACGGCGACCGGCGGGGGTCGGCCCCGAAGACGGGTTGGTGGCCGTGGACGCAACCTCCGGCGCCGGCGGCCTGCGCTGGGACCCGGCCGAGGTGGACGTGTACTACTTCTCGCCGCAGAAGTGCTTCGCCGCCGACGGCGGGCTGTGGGTGGCGTGCTGCTCGCCGTCGGCGCTGGAGCGCATCGCCGCGATCGGCGACAGCGGGCGCTGGTGTCCTCCCACGCTGAGCCTGCCGCTCGCCGTGAAGAATTCCGCCGCCAACCAGACCTACAACACGCCGGCGCTGGCGACGGTGTTCCTCACGCTGCAGACAGTGGAGTGGATGTGCGCCAACGGGGGCCTGGAATGGGCCGCCGCCCGCTGCGACGCGTCGGCGGAAACCATCTACGACTGGGCTGAGGCATCCGACTACGCCGAATCGTTCGTGACCGACGTGGCCAAGCGCAGTCACGTGGTGGCCACCATCGACATCGACGCCGACGTCGCCGACGCCGGAAGGATCGCCACGGAGCTGCGGGCCAACGGCATCGTGGACACCGAGTCCTACCGGGCGCTCGGCCGCAACCAACTCCGCATCTCGCTGTTCCCCGCCATCCCGCCCGACGACGTGGCGGCGCTCTGCGCATGTATCGACCACATCGTGGCCCGGTTGTAG
- a CDS encoding pyridoxal phosphate-dependent aminotransferase, translated as MSSLSSSSSPQSSPDSSTSFLSVSRAVAAITPSATVSTDSKAKALRAAGEPVIGFGAGEPDFPTPPHIVEAAVRACREPRDHRYSPTPGLPELREAVAAKTLRDSGLDVSPQQVVITAGGKHAVYNALLTLLDSGDEVILPAPYWPTYPEPAAMVGARTVVVPTDVASGYRVTVEQLEAARTPRTKMLIFVSPSNPTGSVYPPGEVEAIGDWAAAHGIWVLTDEIYEHLTYDGHRHVSLPVVAPAAAERCVVINGVAKTYAMTGWRVGWMIAPAPVAAAASALQSHQISNVCNVSQRATLAAVSGPLDAVAEMRTHFDRRRRTMHGMLSQIPGINCPLPQGAFYAFPSLEQVMERPIAGRKVESSLELADLLLSEAKVAVVAGEAFGAPGCVRLSFALANADLAEGVGRIVDFLS; from the coding sequence GTGAGTTCCCTGTCATCATCCTCATCACCTCAATCGTCACCCGATTCGTCCACCTCATTTCTATCGGTCTCGCGGGCGGTGGCGGCGATCACCCCGTCGGCGACGGTCAGCACCGACTCCAAGGCCAAGGCGTTGCGGGCCGCGGGGGAGCCGGTCATCGGCTTCGGCGCCGGCGAGCCCGACTTCCCGACGCCGCCCCACATCGTGGAGGCCGCGGTGCGCGCCTGTCGGGAGCCGCGCGACCACCGCTACAGCCCGACGCCGGGGCTCCCCGAGTTGCGCGAGGCGGTCGCCGCCAAGACGCTTCGGGACTCCGGCCTCGACGTGTCGCCGCAGCAGGTGGTCATCACTGCGGGCGGCAAGCATGCCGTCTACAACGCCCTGCTGACGTTGCTGGACTCCGGCGACGAGGTCATCCTGCCCGCCCCCTACTGGCCGACCTATCCCGAGCCGGCGGCGATGGTGGGGGCGCGGACTGTGGTGGTTCCGACCGACGTCGCAAGCGGCTACCGGGTCACCGTCGAGCAGCTCGAGGCGGCGCGCACGCCCCGAACCAAGATGCTGATCTTCGTGTCGCCGTCGAACCCCACCGGGAGCGTGTACCCGCCCGGCGAGGTCGAGGCGATCGGGGACTGGGCCGCGGCGCACGGCATATGGGTGCTGACCGACGAGATCTACGAGCACCTCACCTACGACGGTCACCGTCACGTCTCGCTGCCCGTCGTGGCGCCCGCCGCGGCTGAGCGCTGCGTGGTGATCAACGGGGTGGCCAAGACATACGCCATGACCGGCTGGCGCGTCGGCTGGATGATCGCGCCGGCGCCCGTGGCGGCGGCCGCGTCCGCCCTGCAGTCGCACCAGATCTCCAACGTCTGCAACGTGTCGCAGCGGGCCACCTTGGCCGCCGTCTCGGGACCGCTCGACGCGGTGGCCGAGATGCGGACCCACTTCGACCGCCGCAGGCGCACCATGCACGGGATGCTGTCGCAGATCCCCGGCATCAACTGCCCGCTGCCGCAGGGCGCCTTCTACGCGTTCCCGTCGCTGGAGCAGGTGATGGAGCGGCCGATCGCCGGGCGCAAGGTGGAGTCCAGCCTCGAGCTGGCCGATCTGCTGCTGTCCGAAGCGAAGGTGGCCGTGGTGGCCGGCGAGGCGTTCGGGGCGCCCGGATGCGTCCGACTCTCCTTCGCCCTCGCCAACGCCGACCTGGCCGAGGGCGTCGGCCGCATCGTGGACTTCCTTTCCTAG